In Natronococcus sp. AD-5, the genomic window CGAGAACAGGTCGCGCCCGTTTCCGTCGGTCCCCATCGGATGGGCGATCGTCGGCGGATCGTAGATGCCCGCATCCGAACCCGGGATCATATACAGGATCGTCGTCGGATCGTACGGCGCGAGTGCGAACGGCTGGACCGTCACGCCCATTACCGTGAGCGGCCGTGCGAAGAGCGCGAGCAGGGAGAGTACGGCGACGACGAAGAGGCCGATCAGTGCGGAACGGTTCCGCTTGAATCGCTTCCAGGCGCGCTGGAATCGGCTTTCGGTCTCTCTGCTGCTCTCTTCGGTCCACCCCGACAGCGGCTCCCGCTGTCGGACGTTCTCCGCGTCGAATCCGGAAACCTGGATCCGTCCGCGCTCGGTGTGTTCGTTGCTAGTCATATCTGATTCTCGGATCGAGTACTGCGTACAGGATGTCTGCCAGCAGATTCGCCAGGATGATGAACACGCCGGTAAACAGCGTGATCGCCATGATGAGATTTATCTCTCGCTCGTTGATCGCCGTGATGAACTCCCGGCCGAGTCCCGGCCAGTTGAACACCATCTCGACGACGACCGAGCCGGCGACGATACCCGCGGTCAGCGTCGCGGCGAGCGTGACGACCGAGATGAGCGAGTTCCGGAGCACGTGTTTGAGAACGACCGTCCGCTCGGGCAGTCCCTTCGCTCGCGCGGCGGTCACGTACTCCTTGTTCAGTTCCTCGGCCATCGACGTGCGCATCACGCGCATGATACTCGCTGCGGCGGCGGTCCCGATCGTGATTCCCGGGAGGACCAGGTACCACAGCATCTGGGGGTGGTACAGCGCGTGCCGGGACGGCGGAAGCACCGGCCACAGTCCCAGCCAGAGGGCGCCGATCAGGATCAGCATCAGGCCGAGCCAGAAGTTCGGAATCGAGATGCCCGAGAGGGCGAGAAACCGACTGGCGGTGTCGGCGAACCGGTCCTTGTTGACGGCCGCGTAAATCCCGGACGGAATCGCGATCACGAGTCCGAACACCCAGCCGAAAATACCGAGGGCGATCGTTTCGGGGAGTCGCGTCGCGATGACTTCCGAAACGTCACGGCCGGAACCGACGACTTCGCCGAAGTCGCCGGTCAGGATGTTCCCCATCCAGGTCAGGTACTGCTCCCAGATCGGGCCGTCGAGGCCGTACCGGGCGCGTAGTTGGGCCTCTTCGGCCGGCGTCACGTCTGGATTCATCGCGACCATCTGGTCGATCGGGTCACCCGGCGTGAGGTGCACCATCGCGAAGGTGATCACCGAGACGCCAAACAGGATCGGCACGATCGATAACAGTCGCTTCAGTATGAAACGTCGTAAGCTCATGGTGAGATCATATATTTTTGCACGAAAGGCGGGAAAGGGCGCGATACTGCGACCTTACTCGAGGTCGTGCTCGTCGACTACTTCTTCGAGCAGTTCCGCGGCGGCTTCGGGATCGTACTCGTTGTACGGCTTGATCGTCGACACGAGTTCGTCGGTGTCGACGGTCCCGGTCTCCTGGGCGAGCTCCGGCACGTCGGTCCAGGCCGGACGGGCCCAGCCGTTCAGCACGTTTTCGACGATCTGTTCGCGCGGAATGAGGTGGTTGATGGCCTGTCGAAGCCGCTTGTCGTCCCACGGCATCTCGTCGCCGGCGGCGCGAATCGGGTACTGGATGTACTCGTACCCGCCCGCCTCGACCGCATCGACGACGTAATCGTCGGAGCTGTCGAACTCGTCGAGGTCCGACGTGGAGAGCCCGTACGTGATGTCGATTTCGTCGTTCTGCAGCGCGGCGGAGCGGCTCGAGTCGTCCGGAACGATCCTGATTTCGATGTCGTCGATGACGGGACCGTCCGGGAACTCGTCGGCGACGTCGGACCACTTGTCGCTCGCTTCGATCTTCTGTTGGAGGCCGATCTCCTCGAGCCAGTAGCTGTCGTTTTTCGTGTACTCGACGTACTGCTCGTCGGAGAAGTCGGCGAACTCGTAGGGACCGGTCCCGATCGGATCGTTACCCTGTCGCGGGTCGAGGTCGCCGCCCTCGAGGTCGGCCTGCTCGAGCGAGTGGATGTACAGCGTCCCGGGCAGTTCCCGTTCCGCCTCGGCGTCGGGAACCTGGGCGTAGAGGTTGACCGTGTAGTCGCCGTCCGCTTCCGCGTGGAGCAGCGAGTCGAACGTCTGGGCCTCGAGGTCGGAGTTGTAGAGGCGTTCGACGGTCGCGATCACGTGCTCGGACGTGAACTCCTCGCCGTTGTGGAACGTCACGCCCTCGTGGAGGTCGTACTGGAACTGCATTCCGAAGGTGCCGTCCTCGGCCGCTTCGGCGGCGTCGTCGGGAAGAAGGACGCGAACCTCGTCGTCCTCGACCGGATCGTCCTCGGGGTGGTAGACGATGACCTGCTCGTCGGTGTCGAGGATGCCCTCCTCGTCCGCGCCGACGGTCGACATGTACGGCTCGTAGTCGAGTCGTTCGACGTCGTTGGTCTCGACGAGCTCGTAGTCCTCGGCGAGCCACGGGTAAAGGTTGCCCTCGCTGTCCGACGTGACCAGCGTTTCGAAAATGAAGAACTGTGCGAGGCTTGCGGTCGTGTCGGTGCTGTACGGCGGATCGAACGAAGCGACGTTCGCGCCGACGGCGCCCCGGAGGGCGCCGCCTTCCTGCAGGTCGGAGAGATCCGTGTCCCGCGGATCGGACTCCTCGTCGATCCACATGACCTGCTCGTCCTGCGGGGAGTGAAGCGCGTAATCGAAGATGCTCTCCGAGAACGGGAACATGCTGAACCCGTGCACGTTGTTGTTCGTCACGCCCGCCTCGAGGTCGAAGTGCGTGATCGAACTGTACCGTTCCTCGGCGAGGTGCTCCCAGATCTCGTCGTATCGTTCGGCGCGGAACTCCTCGTCTTCCGCGACGTCGACGCCGTACCGAGCGTCGTCGAGCATCTCGTCGAGATCGGAGTCGTCGACGCCGACGAGGTTACAACACTGGCCGTGGTTCGTGCTGTGGTGGAGCGCCTGACAGAAACTCTCCGGGTTGAACGTTCCCGAGAGGCCGATACAGGGGACGACTCCCTCTTCGGCGTACTCGAGGTCCATCACGCGCTCGACGTAGTTATTCCACTCGTAGGTCTCGATCTCGGTCGTGAAGTACCCCGACTCTTCCAGCGAGGCCGAGATTAGGTCGACCATCTGCACACGGTCGTCGTTGTCAGAGTTGACCTCCAGCTGAACGTGGAACGGGGCATCGCCGCCCTCGTCGCCGCCGAGGCACCCTGCAACTGCTGCGATACTGACTCCACCAACACCCTGAAGCAATCGTCGCCGATTGACGTCAAGGGAGGATTGCTTGTGATCCTGCACCATGAACCTTCGTGTGTAGGGGAACTATATATATGTATTGCTTCATGATAGTTCAATACTTGCCACGTTCACTTCAACCTCACTAGTTCGGACTAACGTCCAGAGGAGCCGTTGAGTAATTACGCGAGTCCGGAATAATTCGGCTATTCGTTGAAAAAACAGAGAACTGGTTGAGGCGTTTTTATCCGAAACGGTCGGAAATCTGTCCTAATCGCCCTCTTCGTCGACGATCACGACTTCGCCGTCGACGACGTCGACGTTGATCAGCGTCTTGACGTCGTAGCCGGCGTCGTCGACCTTGTTCTCGCCGCCGACCTTCTTGATGACGGCGACCGTGTCGATGACCTCGGCGCCGATGCCGTCGAGCGCCTCGAGCACCGAGGCGAGCGTGCCGCCCGTCGAGAGCACGTCGTCGAGAACGAGGACGCGCTCGCCCTCGCGCACGTCGTTGATGTACATCTCGTTCTCCGAGTAGCCCGTCTGCTGGGAGATCGCGACCTCGTCTTCGAGGCCGTACTGGCGCTTCCGAATGACGGTCAGCGGAATGTCGGTCATCAGTGAGACGGCCGTCGAGATGTGAATGCCCATCGCCGCCGGCGTGACGATCCGGTCGACTTCCTCGAGCTCTGCCTTGCGGATGATGCGAATGACGATCTCGCGGAGCAGGGTCGGATCGAGCTTCGGGACCCCGTCGCTGATCGGATGGACGAAGTAGTGATACCCGTTTTTCTCGATGATGGGCGCGTCGAGAAGCGACTGCTTCAACTGGTCCATGTCGTGGGTGAGAGTGTATTGGAGTAAAAGTTGACGATACGCGCTGAAGCGACTCGATTAGTCGTCCGCACTGTAGCTGAGTTCCGGCGGCTGGTCGCCGTGCCCGAGTCGCATGTGTCGCTCGTGGTAAATGTGAGCGGCCGCCGTCGCGGTGAATACGACGGCGATGATCCCCGCCCAGGCGAGATCCGAGAGGGCGGTAAACACCGGCACGTCGAGCCAGAGCCCGGCGACGAGCGCACAGCTGATCGCGCCGAGCGAGAGGTACAGCTCGCGCCAGGCGAACTCCCGCCCGGGGACGATCTCGAGGTAGACGCTGATCTCCCGGGTGCGTTCGGTCGACTCGATCACACCCCGGTCGCTGTCGAAGGTGAGGATTCTCGCTTCGTCCATCTTGGGGAGGTGGGTTTGCTGGAGCGTCGTGTACACTCGCTTGCGCTGTTCGGGCGTGACGCCCTCGAGCGTGGTCTCGTACTCCCAGGCGGCGATCTGCTGGGCGAGATCCCCGAGCTCGACCGGGCGGCCGTCCTGTTTCAGAAAGTGCAAGACGTACCGCCGCCGCTGGTTGCGAAGGACTTCGAATATCTCCCCCTTGGAGAGCATCTCGTCGTCACTGTCGTCGGCATCGTCGTTGCGTTGTTGCTGGGCCACCGGAGATCACCTCGTCAGACGAGTCGAATCCGATCACAAACCCGATCGAACATCTACTAATTTGTGGCATGAACCCCACCTATATAACTCTCCTGACGGCCGTCGAACGCCGTCACGTCCGGCGTTCGTCGCCGCCGAGCACCGCAGCGATCGAGTCGGCGATCTCGAAACTCAATCCCGCCTTGGTCCCCTCGTACCGTGCGGCGTCCGCTTCGTGGACCAGCAACGCGCGCGTCCGATCCGACCCCATGACGCTCGCGTCGTTGGCGACGACGAACGCGAGGTCGGTTCGCTCGAGCGTCTCCCTCGCCCGCTCGATCATCGCCTCCTCGTCGCCCGACGTCTCGGTCTTGAACCCGACGATCGGCAGGTCGGGGTGGTCCGCACGGATCTCGTCGATGAGCTTCGGCGTGGGTTCGAGTTCGAGCGTGAGCTCCTGGCCGGACCGGATCTTCTCCGAACGCGGGTCGACGGTGTAGTCGCCGATCGCGGCGACCGATACCAGCGCGTCGGCTTCGGCGCAGGCGTCGGCCGTGGCCTCCAGCATCTCCGCGGCGCTCTCGACCTGCCGCAACTCCGCGTAATGGACGTCGACCGCCGAGGTGCCCTGCTCGAGCGGCTGCGGCCCGACCACGCCGTGTACCAGCGTCACGTCGGCACCTCGTACGTGACAGGCCCTGGCGACGGCCCGGCCCATCTTCCCCGACGAGCGGTTCGTCAGGACGCGAACGGGATCGAGCTCCTCGCTCGTCGCGCCGCTGGTGACGACGACGCGGCGGCCCTCGAGCGGTCGGTCGCCGGCCGCCCGGGCGACGGCGGAGACGATCGCCTCCTCGCTCGCGATCTTCGCCTTCCCCTCCTCGATTCGCGGATCGACGAAGTCGACGCCCCAGCCCTCGACTGTCTCGATGGCCTCGAGCACGCCGGGGTGGTCGTACATCGGCTCGTGCATCGCCGGCGCGATCACGACCGGCGTGTCGGCGCCGAGCGCGGTCGTCGCGCACGTGGTCACCGGCGTGTCGTCGACCGCACCCGCGATCTTGCCGACCGTGTTGGCCGTCGCCGGCGCGATCAGGAAGACGTCGGCCCAGCCGTCGTACCCGCAGAGCTCGACGTGTTCGACGCCCCCCGTAATTTCCGTGACGACGTCGTCGTCCGTGGCGAACTCGACGGCCCAGGGGTGGACGATCCCCTGCGCGCTGCCGGTCATCACGCCTCGGACCGCGGCTCCCCGGCGTCGCAGCTCGTGGGCCAGCTCGACCGTCTTCACGGCCGCGATCGACCCCGTTACCCCGAGCGCGACGTTGACTCCCTCGAGCATTCGTCCCATAGTCTCTCTCGATACGTGTTAAGCGTAGCGAGCCGCCGGCGGTTCGACCGGATCACGGATCGATTCGCCGTCGTCCCGCCGTAGAGAGCGGATTCGACACCTCGCTCGTCATGTACTCGTGGCGCTTTCCGCGAAGGCGCATCGCGGTCAGCGCCTTGTGCGTCGTCGATTCGGCGAACAGCGCGCGCTCGTCGCGCCGGATTCGCTCCTCGGGAGCCGCCGCGTCCGTTCGGATCGTCTCGAAGGCTCGCTCGCACTGCTCGCCGATCCGCGCCCAGCAGTCCCGCTCGTCGACGGGGAGTTCGTCGGCGATCGTCGCGACGAGTTCCGCCAGATGATTCTGGAAGAGCGCGTAGTACAGCTTCCAGTAGAGGTCCTCGTCGCCGTCGGCGTCGAGGTCCGAGTCCGGATACGGCTCGAGCGAGAGCCCGCGCTCGGCGAGCCGTTCCCCGTGAACCCGGATCCCGCCGAGGTCGCGTACCAGGGTCGCGACCGGGCGCGCCTCCGCGGCGTCGAAGACGATCAGGCTG contains:
- the hpt gene encoding hypoxanthine/guanine phosphoribosyltransferase, which translates into the protein MDQLKQSLLDAPIIEKNGYHYFVHPISDGVPKLDPTLLREIVIRIIRKAELEEVDRIVTPAAMGIHISTAVSLMTDIPLTVIRKRQYGLEDEVAISQQTGYSENEMYINDVREGERVLVLDDVLSTGGTLASVLEALDGIGAEVIDTVAVIKKVGGENKVDDAGYDVKTLINVDVVDGEVVIVDEEGD
- a CDS encoding DUF7344 domain-containing protein, which encodes MLSKGEIFEVLRNQRRRYVLHFLKQDGRPVELGDLAQQIAAWEYETTLEGVTPEQRKRVYTTLQQTHLPKMDEARILTFDSDRGVIESTERTREISVYLEIVPGREFAWRELYLSLGAISCALVAGLWLDVPVFTALSDLAWAGIIAVVFTATAAAHIYHERHMRLGHGDQPPELSYSADD
- the coaBC gene encoding bifunctional phosphopantothenoylcysteine decarboxylase/phosphopantothenate--cysteine ligase CoaBC is translated as MLEGVNVALGVTGSIAAVKTVELAHELRRRGAAVRGVMTGSAQGIVHPWAVEFATDDDVVTEITGGVEHVELCGYDGWADVFLIAPATANTVGKIAGAVDDTPVTTCATTALGADTPVVIAPAMHEPMYDHPGVLEAIETVEGWGVDFVDPRIEEGKAKIASEEAIVSAVARAAGDRPLEGRRVVVTSGATSEELDPVRVLTNRSSGKMGRAVARACHVRGADVTLVHGVVGPQPLEQGTSAVDVHYAELRQVESAAEMLEATADACAEADALVSVAAIGDYTVDPRSEKIRSGQELTLELEPTPKLIDEIRADHPDLPIVGFKTETSGDEEAMIERARETLERTDLAFVVANDASVMGSDRTRALLVHEADAARYEGTKAGLSFEIADSIAAVLGGDERRT
- a CDS encoding ABC transporter substrate-binding protein, which gives rise to MVQDHKQSSLDVNRRRLLQGVGGVSIAAVAGCLGGDEGGDAPFHVQLEVNSDNDDRVQMVDLISASLEESGYFTTEIETYEWNNYVERVMDLEYAEEGVVPCIGLSGTFNPESFCQALHHSTNHGQCCNLVGVDDSDLDEMLDDARYGVDVAEDEEFRAERYDEIWEHLAEERYSSITHFDLEAGVTNNNVHGFSMFPFSESIFDYALHSPQDEQVMWIDEESDPRDTDLSDLQEGGALRGAVGANVASFDPPYSTDTTASLAQFFIFETLVTSDSEGNLYPWLAEDYELVETNDVERLDYEPYMSTVGADEEGILDTDEQVIVYHPEDDPVEDDEVRVLLPDDAAEAAEDGTFGMQFQYDLHEGVTFHNGEEFTSEHVIATVERLYNSDLEAQTFDSLLHAEADGDYTVNLYAQVPDAEAERELPGTLYIHSLEQADLEGGDLDPRQGNDPIGTGPYEFADFSDEQYVEYTKNDSYWLEEIGLQQKIEASDKWSDVADEFPDGPVIDDIEIRIVPDDSSRSAALQNDEIDITYGLSTSDLDEFDSSDDYVVDAVEAGGYEYIQYPIRAAGDEMPWDDKRLRQAINHLIPREQIVENVLNGWARPAWTDVPELAQETGTVDTDELVSTIKPYNEYDPEAAAELLEEVVDEHDLE
- a CDS encoding ABC transporter permease; the encoded protein is MSLRRFILKRLLSIVPILFGVSVITFAMVHLTPGDPIDQMVAMNPDVTPAEEAQLRARYGLDGPIWEQYLTWMGNILTGDFGEVVGSGRDVSEVIATRLPETIALGIFGWVFGLVIAIPSGIYAAVNKDRFADTASRFLALSGISIPNFWLGLMLILIGALWLGLWPVLPPSRHALYHPQMLWYLVLPGITIGTAAAASIMRVMRTSMAEELNKEYVTAARAKGLPERTVVLKHVLRNSLISVVTLAATLTAGIVAGSVVVEMVFNWPGLGREFITAINEREINLIMAITLFTGVFIILANLLADILYAVLDPRIRYD